A genomic window from Aestuariirhabdus litorea includes:
- a CDS encoding acyltransferase yields the protein MLTFLPPFVRGIIAALILTTQTLLLVPLLLFVALLKLLLPIPPLRVFCTRVGIGIAEIWISINSGWMRLTQKLEWDVEMPESLNTDSWYLVTSNHQSWADITILQHLLNRRIPMLKFFLKQELIWVPVIGLAWWALDFPFMKRYTQEYLRKHPEKKGKDLETTRKACEKFKHTPVAVFNFLEGTRFTPAKHERQQSPFQHLLRPKAGGIGFVLGAMGEQLDTLLNVTIYYADSPESHRPSYWDFLCGRVNGVVVRMAQQPIPAEFRGGDYLNDDGYREQFQLWVNRLWEEKDQQLSELACNKTA from the coding sequence ATGCTCACTTTCCTCCCTCCCTTTGTGCGCGGCATCATCGCCGCGCTGATCCTCACCACCCAGACACTGCTGCTGGTTCCGCTGCTGTTGTTTGTTGCGCTGCTGAAACTGCTCCTGCCCATTCCACCACTGCGGGTCTTCTGCACCCGGGTAGGCATCGGCATTGCAGAGATCTGGATCAGCATCAACAGCGGCTGGATGCGGTTAACCCAGAAGCTGGAGTGGGATGTTGAGATGCCGGAATCGCTGAACACCGACTCCTGGTACCTGGTAACCAGCAACCACCAATCCTGGGCTGATATCACCATCCTCCAGCACCTGCTCAACCGCCGCATACCCATGCTGAAGTTTTTCCTTAAGCAGGAGCTGATCTGGGTTCCGGTGATCGGCCTGGCTTGGTGGGCGCTCGATTTTCCCTTTATGAAGCGTTACACCCAGGAGTACCTGCGAAAACATCCCGAAAAAAAAGGCAAAGACCTGGAGACCACCCGTAAGGCCTGCGAAAAATTCAAGCATACTCCGGTGGCAGTTTTTAACTTCCTGGAAGGCACTCGTTTTACACCCGCCAAGCATGAGCGGCAGCAGTCCCCTTTCCAGCACCTGCTGCGCCCGAAGGCGGGGGGGATTGGCTTTGTACTGGGGGCAATGGGGGAGCAGCTCGACACCCTATTAAATGTCACCATCTACTACGCCGACAGCCCGGAGTCCCACCGTCCCAGCTATTGGGACTTCCTTTGCGGCCGGGTCAACGGCGTAGTGGTGCGCATGGCGCAGCAGCCGATCCCAGCAGAGTTCCGTGGCGGCGACTACCTCAATGATGATGGCTATCGTGAGCAGTTCCAGCTATGGGTTAACCGCCTGTGGGAAGAGAAAGATCAGCAGCTCAGCGAGCTTGCCTGTAACAAAACAGCCTAG
- a CDS encoding DUF4124 domain-containing protein — MAGTVAWDLGRLPRLLVLLALVVQGAEAEVYRCVDEDGVRYADQPCGPNAEAVILPEIQQSDPVSPPPYTTGVAPLREPPERVNRPAREPQRPDYCPDVHEITTAVRLGRIKLCMTKEQVLAANRRSEPSRRSFWNDQGDLFEYWHYGVRSEGWPREVRFKNGIVRGFGDP, encoded by the coding sequence ATGGCCGGCACAGTAGCGTGGGACCTTGGCCGGCTCCCCCGGCTCCTGGTGTTGCTCGCCTTGGTTGTGCAGGGGGCTGAGGCTGAGGTGTACCGCTGTGTCGATGAGGATGGAGTGCGCTATGCGGACCAGCCCTGCGGGCCCAACGCGGAAGCGGTGATTCTGCCCGAGATCCAGCAGAGTGACCCGGTTTCTCCGCCGCCCTATACGACCGGAGTCGCCCCGCTGCGCGAACCTCCCGAACGGGTCAACCGACCCGCAAGAGAGCCCCAGAGGCCTGATTATTGTCCCGACGTTCACGAGATTACCACCGCTGTGCGTCTGGGACGAATCAAACTCTGTATGACCAAGGAGCAGGTACTGGCGGCCAACCGCCGATCCGAACCTTCACGACGCAGCTTTTGGAACGATCAGGGCGATCTGTTCGAGTATTGGCACTATGGAGTGCGTTCTGAGGGCTGGCCCCGCGAGGTTCGATTCAAGAATGGGATTGTGAGGGGGTTCGGTGATCCCTGA